The Cytophagia bacterium CHB2 genomic sequence GAGAAAGCGAACAGCCGCCGCGGCAAATTTTTGAGATTCGCAACAGCGGCAGCGGCATCTTGAATTGGAACGCCGTTGCGGATCAACCCTGGCTTGCGCTCAACCCCGCCAGCGGCTTGATCACCACGCAAATCGAACAGGTGAGCGTCGGCGTCGATCCCGGCGGCTTGGCGGCCGGTACGTATCTGGGGAATATCAATCTCACGTCTAACGGCGGCATCGCCGTTGTCGGGGTGACGCTTGTGATCAGACCGGCAGAACCGAGATTGGCGGTGAATACAAATCGTTTGCGTTTTGCAGCAACGCAAGGCAGTCCCGATCCGCCGGCGCAGAACGTCAACATCACGAATAGCGGCGACAGCATCTTGCGCTGGCGCGTGAGCAGCGATCAAACCTGGCTCACGGTATTTCCGGATACCGGCTCCACCACGCAGGAAACGGATCAAATCGCTGTGCGTGTGGCTACGGTCAATCTGCGCGCCGGCACATACAGCGGCAGCCTCATCTTGTTGTCAAACGGCGGTGAAACCACAATCAACGTCGATTTCGAGATTAGCGCATTGCCGGCAGCGCTGCGCGCGACGCCTACGAGTTTGAGTTTTACGGCAACCGAAGGTTTGGTCAATCCGCCTTTTCAACCGGTGCTCATCACCAATACCGGCGGCGGCACATTGACTTGGAGCACAAGCGAAGATGCCATCTGGCTCTCAGTCTTTCCCTCGACCGGTACGACCACTTCGGAAACCGATACGATCTGGGTATCCGCCAGTATAACGATCGTACGTGCGGGCACTTATTCCAGTGTTTTCAACATTAATTCAAATGCTGGAACGCAATCCATTACCGTAAATTTTCTGGTGAATCCGCAACCGCCGGTGCTCGCCGTCGATCCCGCGAGTTTGTCATTCACCGGCTTTCCTTCTGGTTCCAATCCTCCGCCGCAAACACTCATCATTCGCAATGCCGGAGGCGGCGCGCTCAATTGGTTTGCCACAGTGGATCAAGCCTGGCTGCGCGTGTCCCCGCAAACGGGCGAGACGCGCACGGAATCGGATACGCTAGCAATTGCTATTGATTTGACCAATCTCCCGCCCGGCAGTTATAACGGTACCGTTCGTATCGCTTCCATTGCCGGCGATATTTCTGTGAGAGTCAACCTGGCGGTGCAGCAATTTCCAGATTTGCAGGCGCAAATCTCGAGCGCGGCGTTGACCAACTGCCTGAGTCCGGATTATAGTTTCAACACAGCGTTTGTTGTAGTCAATGCCGGGCCGGGCGTTTCAGCGCCGACGACAGCGCGCCTGCTGCTGGACGGTGTGTTGCGTCAGGAAATCAATGTGCCGGAACTGGCGTTGGGCGCACGCTTCAACGTCACATTTCAAGCAGAAGCGCTGCATGAGGGCTTCAACACAATTTTATTCCGCACGGGTTCGGACACGGCCGATGGCAATACTCGCAACAACAGCGTTGTGCTGCGCGAATGGGTACCGCATCGCGGCGACGCCAATCTCGACAGCCTGCTGGATTTGCGCGATATCTTTTATGTTATCGATGTGATCCTGCAGCGCCGTACGAGTGTGATTGACAAAAGCTGTTGGGCGAGCAACGCATTCACCGACGAGTCGATCGATGTCGCAGATGTCGTTGCTTTGGTTGATCTCATCCTGCAGCAAGAAGGCTCCGCGGTGAGCGCAGGCAGCAGTGATTTCGAATTGCGGCTGGCGCCACTCGCCGCCGCGAAAACCCGTTTGCAATGGCAAGCCTCGCAAGATCTGCGCGCCTGGCAGGCAACCTGGAAATTGCAGGGCCGGCCTTCCGATCATCCCGCCGGAGCGGGAAGCGCAACTGCCGGGCGCTGGGAAGCACGCTGGAAAATTCGCAACAATGAATTGCGGCTGTTGGTCTGGTCGAAAGATCAAACCTCACCGGTAAATCAACGTGAACAAACAATCGATTTGCCGTTGGTGTTTGCGGTTGATCGCGTGATTGCCGCAACCGGTTTGAGCGTGACAGATGAACTGCTCACACTAAATTTGCATACAGAAGAGATGAATGCGGAGTTGCCAAAAACCTTCAATCTCACCGCCGGCTATCCGAATCCTCTGCAACGCCGCCTGCATACGGCGGTGCAATGGCGTTACGATTTGCCGGAGGCCTCGTTTGTTGAAATCAAGATTCACAATTTACTCGGGCAAGAAATTTGGCGTGATTCGCCGGGCGTGCAGCCTGCTGGACGTTGGACCTTAAGCTGGGAGGGACGAAATGCAAGGGGTTTGCCGGTGGCAAGCGGCGTATATTTTCTCGAATTCGTGGCAGGAAAGTATCGCAAACTTGAACGATTTATGGTGCAATAACCTCGCATGCGGTGTTTCACGTATGATGACGATCGCAACACAACTCTTTAAATCACCAATTGGGCGGGAGTTTCTTACGAATCGACAGCAACTCGAAGACTTCATGAAAGTTATTCTAAAATCCCTCTGTGTCCTAACGGCGATATTATCAGCGCTGGCTTGCTCATCTTCGCAGCCGACGGCTTCAAACCCTGCCAATCTCGCTTTACAACTGGAATTTGTTAAAGGAGTTTTGCATCGGAGTGAAGCAGGTAATTATCTGCGGAAATCCGTGAACATTCAGCAAGTCAATCGCATTGAAATTTACGTTTTTTTTGATCAAGACACGCTCGCGCACACGACGATTCGCATACCGCCCGGCGATTCGACGTTCTCGGCCTCGCTCGATGTCACGCCCGGTGAAGATCGCCGCATCGTGGTGGAAGCGTGGTCAGATGATCTCGAGGTGGGAAGTTTGCTGGAATATCGCGGGGTGACTTCCGGCGTGCAAATTGAATCTGGCGTCGAGCAACACGTAACTGTCACGTTGTTCCCTCTTGCCATTCCTGGCCGGCGTGTAGTGATGATTGCCGGCAGCGGTGCGGGCGCGGCTGGCGCAAATCGCAATCTCGTTCCATTTTCCGTCATCAGCGCGGATGACTTACGCGCCGTGCAACTGGATGTGCATGCCAACGTGAACAACAACGCAGAAGGCTTCGGCTTGTCGCCGCGCGACGCAACGCGCGATGTTGGCCTGCCGCTGCAAAACCTTGATAGCAACATCATCGCCACAACGGGCCCCCCGACGCTGCGCGTTGTGTTGTTCGATGACGCGGGCAGAACGCTGCCCCCGCAAGAGAAACCCAGCCGCCTGTTCGAGGTTAACTTTCAAGTCAACTCACAAGTCGCTCCGGGGACGATTTATCGCATTTGGATATCGAATGTCGCGGTGCGCGCTGCTGGGAATAATCAACTCGAGGTGTTGAGCCTGGATGGGCAGTTTGAGGTGAGATAAAGCGGCTGATCAAGACTTCGTGTATACCGCCGCCCGCGTGACCTTCATCGCTGCAACGCTTTTTGTGAAGATCATGCGGGCGGTGTTTTTTGGGGTGGGTAACAAAAAACTCGGATATATTCACTCCAACCCAGAAAGATTTGAAGCCACCCAAAAGTCATCTTAATTCTTTGGGAGCACAAGCCGCCGTACCAGGGTTCTTGACATCGCGGCATGTACCGCTCATTTTTGCGCTTCCAGTTTCTCGATCATCAAATAGGTATTCTCGTCACCAAGCACACGCGCATCGATAATCCTCATTATTTCAATGTAGCCGGCTTTGGAAATTTGAATCACGTGGCTGCGACTACGCTCCACGTACGTCGTCAATGGCGATTGGCCGAGATACCGATCATCAACAATAACATCGGCGCTACTCGGCGAAGTGTTAATTTGCAGGGCAATCTTCCCGGCGCGAGGCGGATTCGGCTGGATTATCTCTGTTGGCGGCGCGGCTGGCTGCGAGGCGCTGGCTGGGGCGATTCCGTGCGGCGCCGCTGGCACGCTCGCTGGCGGCGCAATCGTGATGACGGGCCTTGTCGCTGGCGCAGCAGACGAAGCCGCGGTTGGCGGCATATGCTCAACCGCGGGCGCCGGTTGCGCTAGTGAAGAAGTTAAGGACGTTGCCGGCGTTGGCGCAGCCTCGTTAGGAGAAGCGTACTGCTGGGTCTCACGTGCGACAGCGGGGGCAAGCGGCCGAGTCATTTCAGTAAAATAGTTTTTCTTATCGCGCAGCGTGCCATCGGAATTCTTGTCTAATGCTATGGTCAGAAAAGTGCGGTGTGCGGGATAAACCCGAACGTGCCCGTCATGCGTCATGAGATCAAAAGATTTCTCTTTCCAAAAAGATTTCGCGCGATAAACCGCCTTGACTTTGTAAATGCCCGGCGCCAACGCAATCTCAAAAACATAATCGCGGCGGCCCTGTTTGCGCGCAACGCTTGGCGAGATTTTTTTGCCGTCAATAAAAAACTCGACCGAGCTTCTACGGCTGCTCTGATCATCCGTGACATTATCAATCTGTACCGTTAACCCCGGAGTTTTGACATTCTCGACAGTCAACGTTGGCAGGCTCAAAAACGGTGAAGCTGCCAAGACCCGCCCGGCAGCGCCGCTCAAACCCACGATCAAAAAACCAAGAAAGAGCTTCATGCCCGCAGCGTTGCTCATCTGTTTCATAGAGATTCCATACATTGAAAGGTGAAGTGCGCAACCAAAAGTTTGGAATAACGGCCCGTGGCGGCGTGGGCGCAAAAAGAATAACAAGTTTTTGCGGAAAGTCAAGGCTCAGAAAAAATTAATCCCAAGAGCCGGGTAATCGAACGAGATCTTGCCTCGGGTTTGAATGATTACTTCCGCCTCTTGCAAACAAAAAAGCCGGCAAGGCGATCGCTTTGCCGGCTTTGGAAGCAATTCCAGTTTCAGAAAAGCCTCAATTCTGATTCTTTGCTTCCGCGGGTTCGAGCTTGATCAACAATTGCATCAACGGCTGCTCGCGCAACTCCGCGGCATTCAAAATTTTCACGACTTCGGCGTAGCCGGCCCGCGAAATTTGCACGATGTGATTTTGCCCGCTGCTTACCGCAATTTTTACCGGTGATTGACCGTAGTAACGATCATCAATGATGACATCCGCACCGGAAGGGCTTGTATTGATTTGCAACGTGACAGCATCTGCCGGCAAGGGCACGGCTTCAACCGGTTGCGGCGCAGGTTGAACCACGGGTGGCACCGGCGCAGGCACAACAACATTTGGCGCCGGACGCGTCACGATCGGCCTTGAATCGATTACTTCCGGAGCGGGTTCAATGATAAAGGGCCGGGGCGTTGGCTCGGCGACGCGCTTCTCCAAGACGGCAGGTGCAGGGGTGGCGGCCAGTTGTTCATAACGCAATTGAAAGCGCGCAGGATTCTGCCGCAGCCGGCCACGGTCATCTTTGTCCAGCTTAATTTGCAGAAGTGTGCGTTGATCAGGCAAAACCTTAACCGGTTCGTCAACAATAATATCAAACACCTGTTCACGCCAAAAGCCCACGACATGGTATTCGGCTTTGACATCATACACGCCATGCTGCAGGCGCATGGGATAAGTGTAGGTCGAGGTGAAATTCGAAAGCTTTTCGACCGGCGAAATTTCCTGGCCGTTGACGTACAATACGACAAAATTGCGGAAGCTTTTGCCCGCATCAGCGATATTTGAAATTTTGATCACCAAATTTTCGGGCATCTCGCGAATTTCGCGATCCGGCAGTTGCTCTTTTGGCTTCAGTTTGCTGTAGGCGCGGTCTGTGGTTAAGCGGCTGCTGCCGCACGCCGCCAGTAGTATGGTCAGGAACAACGCAGCTACCAATGCAAGGAATCCAAACGTGGAGTTACGGCGTGGAGAGTAACGACGAAAGGCAGGCATGGCGTCCTCCGATGCGTGAATGTTTATCGTCAATGCTGGCCGGCATCTATTTGACTTGTAGGGGAATTTATGGACATTCTTTGAACAACGAAGCAACGGTTAAAGTTCATGAAAATTTTGAACAAAATCTTAAGAAAACTGGCGCGATGTAAAAATTTATCACAACAAATCCGCGTACTTCAAACCTGAGCCGGTGTTGAACACAACCACGCGCTCCTCCGGTTTGAGCCAGCCGGAAGCGGATAACAGCTTCGCGGCTTCCAGCGCTGCAGCGCCCTCCGGGCACAAAAAGATTCCGG encodes the following:
- a CDS encoding PEGA domain-containing protein translates to MPAFRRYSPRRNSTFGFLALVAALFLTILLAACGSSRLTTDRAYSKLKPKEQLPDREIREMPENLVIKISNIADAGKSFRNFVVLYVNGQEISPVEKLSNFTSTYTYPMRLQHGVYDVKAEYHVVGFWREQVFDIIVDEPVKVLPDQRTLLQIKLDKDDRGRLRQNPARFQLRYEQLAATPAPAVLEKRVAEPTPRPFIIEPAPEVIDSRPIVTRPAPNVVVPAPVPPVVQPAPQPVEAVPLPADAVTLQINTSPSGADVIIDDRYYGQSPVKIAVSSGQNHIVQISRAGYAEVVKILNAAELREQPLMQLLIKLEPAEAKNQN
- a CDS encoding PEGA domain-containing protein, with protein sequence MYGISMKQMSNAAGMKLFLGFLIVGLSGAAGRVLAASPFLSLPTLTVENVKTPGLTVQIDNVTDDQSSRRSSVEFFIDGKKISPSVARKQGRRDYVFEIALAPGIYKVKAVYRAKSFWKEKSFDLMTHDGHVRVYPAHRTFLTIALDKNSDGTLRDKKNYFTEMTRPLAPAVARETQQYASPNEAAPTPATSLTSSLAQPAPAVEHMPPTAASSAAPATRPVITIAPPASVPAAPHGIAPASASQPAAPPTEIIQPNPPRAGKIALQINTSPSSADVIVDDRYLGQSPLTTYVERSRSHVIQISKAGYIEIMRIIDARVLGDENTYLMIEKLEAQK